A section of the Primulina eburnea isolate SZY01 chromosome 1, ASM2296580v1, whole genome shotgun sequence genome encodes:
- the LOC140830727 gene encoding histone-lysine N-methyltransferase ASHH3-like isoform X3, which translates to MPAMKKNAECVGFEQVFSKLVEEIGGPVDFELPEWLNKRKPTFSFIRRNVYLTKKIKRRDDGIFCSCSSTPGSSGVCGRDCLCGMLRSSCSSGCNCGSSCLNKPFHQRPVKRMKSVQVMLLFDYN; encoded by the exons ATGCCTGCAATGAAAAAG AATGCTGAATGCGTCGGATTTGAGCAAGTATTCAGTAAATTGGTGGAGGAGATTGGAGGTCCAGTTGATTTTGAACTTCCTGAATGGTTAAATAAACGGAAACCAACATTCTCCTTTATCAGGCGTA ATGTTTACCTGACTAAGAAGATAAAAAGGCGGGATGATGGCATCTTTTGCTCATGCAGCTCAACTCCTGGATCTTCTGGTGTTTGTGGTAGAGATTGCCTCTGCGG AATGCTAAGGTCTAGCTGCTCTTCAGGATGTAATTGTGGGAGCTCGTGTCTTAATAAGCCCTTTCATCAAAGGCCTGTGAAGAGGATGAAAAGTGTTCAGGTCATGCTTCTCTTTGATTATAACTAG
- the LOC140830727 gene encoding histone-lysine N-methyltransferase ASHH3-like isoform X4, producing the protein MPAMKKNAECVGFEQVFSKLVEEIGGPVDFELPEWLNKRKPTFSFIRRNVYLTKKIKRRDDGIFCSCSSTPGSSGVCGRDCLCGMLRSSCSSGCNCGSSCLNKPFHQRPVKRMKSVQ; encoded by the exons ATGCCTGCAATGAAAAAG AATGCTGAATGCGTCGGATTTGAGCAAGTATTCAGTAAATTGGTGGAGGAGATTGGAGGTCCAGTTGATTTTGAACTTCCTGAATGGTTAAATAAACGGAAACCAACATTCTCCTTTATCAGGCGTA ATGTTTACCTGACTAAGAAGATAAAAAGGCGGGATGATGGCATCTTTTGCTCATGCAGCTCAACTCCTGGATCTTCTGGTGTTTGTGGTAGAGATTGCCTCTGCGG AATGCTAAGGTCTAGCTGCTCTTCAGGATGTAATTGTGGGAGCTCGTGTCTTAATAAGCCCTTTCATCAAAGGCCTGTGAAGAGGATGAAAAGTGTTCAG TGA